A window of Pangasianodon hypophthalmus isolate fPanHyp1 chromosome 29, fPanHyp1.pri, whole genome shotgun sequence genomic DNA:
tGATTAATTCAGTAAATACTTTGACTttaagcttctttttttttttgggaatatttatatatatatggaagtgaaaaaaatgcCAGGGCCGATTTTTTTGTCGCAGTCCAGCCCTGCTACGTAAATATCATTAGCATccagtcaagttcatcaatGTAGAAAACAACTATTAAGAATGATGACAGTCCACCATATGCAGTGACCTTCTCAttctacacaatgtagttagtgcttatgtgcatctctctctctctctctctctctctctctctctcatgcctCGTGATCACTTCACACGCTATTACACGTTTCtaccacgttttttttttaaatccagattaaaacatttcaagCTGTCAAAAATTCGGGATAAAATAATTCAACTGTTTAAAATTTCAGGTTACAAAAGCTTTTGAACGTTTCATtattgagaaaagaaaagagctgGTGTATATATCTGTAGCAGCTCCACAGCTGATAAACAACAGCTTCTCACTGCCTTCAGTCCGCCATGACGCACTTTTCTTACTGCTTTTACACTTCACTACATTCTAGACTTTTAGACTTCAATACATTATAAAAGcgttttaaatattaaagaaaccACTCACTTAGTCAGAAATCCACGTTGTGTGACATTAATATCACCGTTTCCGCCTGGTGTTgaagtttatttacttttcctgCCGCTCCTCAAAATGGAGTCGCGGCTGAGACACAAACACTTTCACTTTAGAAAAACTGACTCACTTCCGGTGATGTGTCGTTCAGGAAATGAATCGACTCTTTGATTCGGCTTCTTTAGATGAACTTCAAATAGAAAAAGCGAACAGTGAAAttgaaataactgaaataattgACTTTTTTACTCGTTCAGGGAGACTCCTGACGTTTTGTTGTTCTGAAGTTACACTACAAGTCCAGTCCACTTTAATTACCAAGAAACAGAATAACAGTGAcgtcattaataataataatctcacagGAAAGCTGTTtgtgaaaaagacaaaagaaagcaGCTGAGAaagatttcacattttatactgaattattacattatatttttgcaCACATACAGTGTGACCTGCCTGTATATGACAGGTGTATGGGATATAATGCGTATAGAGTGTGgtatactgtttttttctctaagcATAAAAACTCTAGAGAATTTAGACAGGTGACGATGACACACACCTGAAAGCAAGAAAAGCTACACACATACAGGTGTTGCTTAATAGATCTCTTCTAAATACTgtccatttatttaaatgctgcacaaacacacacacacacacacacaatattttacaGCTTAATAGTGTTGAAGAAATAAACTCTTCCTCCACTTTGCTTTAAAAGagacattttatttctgcatgCAGCTGGACAGATCACATGTTCGAACCATATACTGTACAAACTGTTGCATGGCACAAGCAcatacaggacacacacacacacacacacacacacactacatacatgAGGAACTCTTCTGTACTCACAATCTCTGCAGTCGGTGCAGCAGGGTGGGTTTAAGCTGAAAACACCATTAAaaggataaacacacacacacacaggggcagtGTCGATTCTCAAGCACAGCTTATTTTTTCAGATTCACATCTTCAGTCTCAGTGATGAggacaattacatttttatggcTTGTGTTTTAAAcccatacacactgtatacagtcAGAACGCAGatcgtctttctctctctctcacaacacacacacacacatacacacacatggtcggtctgtatgtgtgtatgaaggCCCAAAATTATTACAGTTGTTATTACAGTTTTAGCGTCTACGTTATAACCGATATGTCTTAGTAATAACATTAGTAATAACAAGTCCAGACCACAGTcctaagaggaaaaaaacactaaagcaataaaacacatacagaaatTAAACACACATGTATTGCACAAtgacatcaataaataaaaacacgtTCATTCAGTAAACATCACATctaaaattaaacatgtttacattAAACTGAGTTCAACAAAACGTAAAAAATCGCCTCAGCACTTTGACTTGCTCGTGTCTGAGGCAGAGATCACGCTAGCAAGCGACAGGTTCCTGGTGAGTTGCCTCTTGTGGACACGTCATGACTGTTAATGCTATCACGTGTGAGCGTCTCATGACACTAATGTTATCACTTtctaataaaagaaagaaacttttttcctccatttttatcACCAAACACTGTGAGAACAGGAGAAACATCGGACAAAACGTCATCAGATTTGTATGAGGATTTGTTTCATTACAGCCTCATAACCATAACGAATTTaagttaaaacagaaaaaaaatctgtttctctGTCGTGTCACTTGTTACTGTCGCTGGGATGAAGTCATAAACTcacacaggaaatgaaatgtCACCTGTCGCTCTGTTGCTTGCTAGCGTGAGCTCAGGGTTCAGCTGAAAACACACTGATACATCTGATGAGATCGATTTTTTCCTCACGTAACCAGAAAACTCAAAGATGGACGCTCCGCCCCAGACTGTCCCTGATTGAGTGACACTGTGGATGATGGAGCTTCATTATTACATATGAGTCAATGACATAttcaatgaatgaaaataaggCGTCAAGGAAGAGACATATAAATCACCCTAAAACAGAAGGTGCACACCTATTGTCAGGAGTAACGAGATGGATTCAAGTGCGAGTTCAAGTGATGCTTTATTAAGTGAAGTGGTGTGAACTGGACAAACAGGGTTACTGTGGACGGGAAGTCGTGGGTGCGGAGAGGGCAGGCTTCCTCGGTAGCACTCGGCTGCAACGGAAGATAAACAGTCCAATAATCCAAAACTGAACGACAGTAATCCACCAGAGAGCAGGGAACCAGGAAACAGAGCTAACCACAGGTGCTGCacagaacacagacatgaaaCAACCATCTGACAAAGACAAGACAAACACTGAGGCTTAAATAGATCAGTAAATCAGTAGCAGCTGAAACTAGTGAACTAATCAACGGTGGTACACAGAACAGCCAGAAGAGGCTGATGAACCCATGAACCGTGACACCTATTGCTTGAAGTTAGACCTAATATTCAGGATCTAGGATCAATAATATAACCaatgaattataaaaaaaaaaaataaggcatTGCGTTTATCAACACAGAGAAAAACCTATAAACCCCTCTAAAACAGAAAGTGCACTTAGAAACAGGGGTGTCCTGAAAAGGCTTTTCCAGTTATCATGGTGTCTCAGGCCTGCCTAAAAGTCAACATGTCTCTTCTGTAATTCACAATATGGTTGCAATGATACCAGGAGTTATTCACGTGTAGCAATCCGCTGAGTAAAACTGCTGAGCTTCCTCAGGCGTATTGAAGAGGAATGTCTCGTCCTCATGATGAACTCGTAGTCGTGCTGGATGAAGCAACTGGAATCGCACATTCTTCTGATACAGCAGCTGTTTGCCGTTTTTAAATGTGGCGCGCTTTCTGGCGAGATCGGCGGAGATGTCTGAATAGATTCTCAAAGTCGAGCCCTTGTATTTTGCCTCATTCTGTCTGGCCCATCTTAGcgctttctccttctcctgcaATGTGTGAGAACATAGAGCCAGTGGCCGGGGAGCTCGACCTTCCTGTGGTTTTGGACCCAGTGATCGGTGTCCTCGTTCTAGCTCGGGAGGCTTTTCAAAACCTTCCTGACCCACGACTTCCATTAGCATCTCGGACACGAGCTTGACAGTAGACTGGCCTTTCTCGCTGTTTCTCTCTGGAACGTTTAAAATCCGGAGATTTGCTCTCCGTGACCGGTTTTCCAAGTCATCAACTCCATCCATAAGCGTCGCGTTTTGCTCTTGAAGAGTTTTGATAGCTTTTTCCGAAAACTTCCCGCTCGCGAGTGTCTCTGTGGCGCACAGGCGGGACTGAAAACTAGCCAATGTCTCTGTTAAAGCGTTCACCGATGTCTGAAGCGGCACCATGGCCTCTTGAATCAGAGCTGAGATTCTTCTTTTATCGAAGCTCGTTGCTTTGTTAACTCCGTTACTAGCTGGCTCATAGAGACTCCGTCGTTATCTGCAGGGATTTCTTCACATTTCCCTGCGCTAGCCATCGTTGCTAATTTGCTAGCTGTGCTGGTTGTCGTTGTTGGCGGGACATTTACTGCTGATTTGTTCTTGCTCATCTTGCTGTATCAGTGCGATTGCACTAAGCACTGTTTTAACACTTATAAAAACGTTTTGATTACTTAAATGACACTATTAAAGCATATACATCATCTAGCTCTAGCCTTTCTACATTCCACCTCTGAAACTTAATAACTTGCTTTTCCTCACTTTAGCATTTAGCAAAGTATTTGTCATTACTAATTACAGATTTGTACTGGCATATTACTTTtagattatttaaatgattttttgcacttttttaaaaattagatattgaatattaattttatattaaatctaCATACTGTCACTGCtcttatttactgcatttttttgtaataatctattttactgttttatttttggccaacttttttttttttttttttttgcatcagacagtaaaacactttgagcTGCATTAGAAATGTATGAAAGGTGCTTTATAAATAACGTTCCTTGTTATTAGTatcactttgtttttgttttttttgttttttttggagaatTTGAATTTCATAGAAATTCTTTAAAGCTTAAAGAAAGCATTTTACCTAAAATGGTGGAATGTAGATGAGCTCAGCAGCAGAGATCACAAACCTGCAGTCACAGTAAATAACAACAAACTCCTGTCGACCATCACACGCTTCAGGTGTCATAATGTAAACCCCAAGCACCTGTGAACAATGTGCCAAATAATTCAGATACAAAAAAAGTAGGAAAGTATTAGTTAGTATTTGTTTAACtgttagataataataataacaataataataataataataataataataataataataatcatagtaACAGAtagaaaaagatgaaaataaaaggaataatatTGATGATCTAATTATTAGTGCTGtttgcagcatttatttctgaaatgttgATAATACATTTGGCtcaaagtgtttgtgtgtgtgtgtgtgtgtgtgtgtgtgtgtagttttggcTCTAACCTGAGGGAGTTCCTGGTGCTGGAGTACGCCTCTGGACTCTTCTCTCATCACAGGTGAGACATCCATCTTCACATTACACACTCGACACTGTGCTTTACCTCCATCTACAACATACAGCACAAGCGTCCTTACAGCTGCATCACCTGATTCCACAACtgaacaaagtgtgtgtgtgtgtgttaaaaagtTTCTTTTGTGGCTCCAATAATGTACTATAGGCACATTTAGTGCACTGTCTACCATGATGTAGTACCCAGTGTAGTGAGCATTCATAGCACATAGGAAAATATTTGGGATTCACCCATTTGTCCCACTTTCCCTAAGAAACATATAATCAAGCTAAATATCAGTGCTAAGGGGCAGAAACATGTGGAAGTAAAGAAATATAATTcagttcacttttatttgtgtagcgcttttaccaatggacgttgtcacaaagcagctttacagaaatgaatacattcaggatgtaaattgtaaatgtctgaatttatccctaatgagcgagtcagagaggcggtggagaggaaaaactccctgagacgacatgaggaagaaacctggagaggaaccagactcagaaggatATAATGCATCTGAATCATTACTGTATCTAATAAAATGAtgatttgtgcttatttttctcattttcactctctgtgactctctgtgtgtgttaaagactCTGAGAATACTGAAAGTTTGAAGAATTAAActtttgattaatatttatacacGTTTATTActattgtattaaaataatatttatacgTGTGTCACactattgtattaaaaatatatcctaTTTATGACTTAAACACCTACGTGATGTGTACACCTggctctgctctgtgtgtgtgtgtgtgtgtgtgtgtgtgtgtcagtctgtggCAGCTAGCGGTGGATTATTTCGATCACTGCCCCGAGTTCGGCCGTGTTTATCTGGAGCTGCAGATGGAGAGAGTGCCGCTGGAGACGGAGCGCAAAGCGCTAAAGGAGCTCAGGATCTGTGAACAGAGACAGATGAACGagcaaggtacacacacacacacacacacacacacacacagaaagattgTGTGACCGCTGTTATCTGTAATTATCTGTTATGCTTATGGAattgtaactgtgtgtgtgtgtgtgtgtgtgtgtgtgtgtgtgtgtgtgtgtgtgttgcagtgcgcAGTATCTGTAAGATCATGGCTAAAAGGGCTCTCAGTAATAACAGACTGGGTTCTGCTCTCTCCTGGAGTATCAGAGCTAAAGACGCAGCCTTCGCCACACTCATCTCTgagaggtctgtgtgtgtgtgtgtgtgtgtgtgtttcaaagaAACTTACTAAGttttcaaaatgtctttttattttttttgaactGATGTCATCGTTTCCCTGAACAGCTCTTTTCCTCCACACATGAAGAAGCTGTAGCTTCCTTTATCTCCACTGAAGGATTTAAAACTTAAACCCTGATCTCTACTCTCTCCATCTGGAACATTTCTTTAAGACCATGGCTCTCGTGTTGGAAGCACAGCCCTGTCGTCctcctttattatttttcagtggAGGAAAACACAGTCCCCTTTAGTCACcagctgttattgttattattgagATCTTATAGCTGTGTACGTGTTTGACTGCTCACTTTCATTCAATGTCTTCAATCCAAACATCAAAAACCAGTTGTCTtatagaaataattttaataaggGCTTTATAAATGGGTTGTGTGAATGGAAAGTTCAAGCAGAAAAGCTCTGTGGCTCCAATAATtagccaaaatattactgtatatattttaaataatgagccttatatttaaataataatttatgttcataaaatgcctttttaaaaaaaatttaaaaaatatttttattttgatttacagTTAAACAGTCCCTGAACTGCAATATATTTGCGAATCCCTGCTTCATGAAAGTCTTATACACTTATTTTATATCTTGTGCAATATtgtttcagtacaaaaacagtgAAGTTGAATGAACTTAAAAGTGTAATGTTAcagatcatttttatatattattccaaatatatacatatatatatatcaatgaGTAGATAAATATATCCTCAGGACTCTGTGGGATTTTTACCTGCTGAGCCAAAATCTGCACAAACAAAGGCGTCTTTGTGCTAGAATTCATTTCCActgctgtatattttatttctgatcgCAACAGAAACACTTTCTCAGAGAACACTGATATATAATGCTGCTCAACAGTATAATAATTCAATGCtctttttattagtatttaatatttctgagCTGCTGCATGTGCTGTGCAGGTTTCTGCAGGATTACTGCACACGCGGCTCGTTCTCTGATCTGGATCTGATCGATAACCTCGGACCTGCCATGCTCCTCAGCGACAGACTCACATTCCTCGgtatctgctgtgtgtgtgtgtgtgtgtgtgtgtgtgtgtgtgtgtgtgtgtgtgtaacgttCCTCAGTTCTCTCcttgttttaaaaaactttaGCATTGCACCTGGAAGTCACTTTTTTTTGGGTCTCATTATTTGAGtctcatatacatatatatatgtgtatatatatatatgtatatatatatatatatatatatatgtgtgtgtgtgtgtgtgtgtgtgtgtgtgtgtgtgtgtgtgtagggaagtACCGTGAGTTCCACCGGCTGTACGGAGAGAAGAAGTTCACAGATGCAGCGAAGCTCCTGCTCTCCCTCATGACAGCAAAGATCGCTCCTCACAGCTTCTGGATGACTCTGCTCATAGACGCCCTGCCCTTACTGGAGCAAAAagaggtatatacacacacacacacacacacacacacacacacacacacacacacagcacagaggtcaggcactgatgttggtgaggaggtctggggttcagtcggtgttccagttcatcccaaaggtgttcagtggggttgaggtcagggctctgtgcaggacactcgagttcttccactccaaccttcacacaccatgtcttcatggagctcgctttgtgcacaggggcattgtcatgctggaacaggtctcTTAGCCTCTTAggtcagcctcttagttccagtgaagggaaactgtaaagctacagcacacagagactttctatacaattgtgtgcttcagactttgtggcaacagtttggggaagaaccacatatagctgtgatggtcaggggtgcacatacttttgccatATAGCGTATCATGTATCCATGATTGCGTGTGACAGGAATTGAACACCGAGCAGCTCTCATTGTGAGGGTGAATAACAGCAGCTCAAGAACATCATGTGTTTGAGGATTATTTTCTACCCAATGAAAAAATTGTAcactttaaatgtaataaataaaaaactagcTAATGTGGTTCAGTTGATGGCTCTGGTGCAGTGTGACTGAGTGAAAcatgcttctgtgtgtgtgagatcctCATGTACATAAACTGTATGAAGATTTCAGTCACAGAAGTTAAATATAGACTTAAATGGGACATTTCCTATGttcacactttatttaaagCGTGAGGTTGGCATGATGTTTGTATGGAATTGTTTTTTAGTAatcccaggtgtgtgtgtgtgtaggtgatctTTTCAGTGGATCAGACCCATGAACTCATGTTCTGTCTGGAAGAGCTGACCTCTGACAACAGCAAGCTCCAACCAGAGCGTCTAGCACaggtataacacacacacgtttttgtttttctcgAGGTTTTGATTCTgtcataaatcatttatttcccTGTTAATTTCATTATCAGCACAAACTGAAATGTACATGATGGAGCAATATGAAGAAAATATACTTTTATGATTGAAGTCATTTTCACGGTGGATGATGTGTGTCAGGTTATTTAACAACAGCGCATTTAAAACTCTTCACAAAGAAATAATTTAACAAAGGAAGAGGCACATtgctaagtgttttattcctcttacaccacagcaatttaacaaggtttacaaattttattaattaaaaaaagaaccatTATAGATACTTTGTTATAAGTTTATCGTAAAAATACAAGCTAAGTAAAAGTCAGTTCCTGTCTCTGTCCTTcccttaaagttacagctttacctctgactgttacaaagcgctgacactggagactccttccttaaatgttaaataaacatctccttacagaaaacttcaccatatcaacaattacacacatttatttcatctgtttatgtggagcgtctgctgtacacgttcctgtgaatgagctgttactatagaaacgataacgtattagaacgagggcattaatataatcctgtgatttgcagctgcactactgtcagagctgctgttctagaaaattaatcaacaccttctgaccaatcacaatccagaactgaATAAGCTCCatggtatacagtatatgcaattttgtgtgtttctgtttttcaggatGATGATGTCGAGTCCACAAAGCTGGAGCTGCTGCGATTGGCTCTGGCGCGTAACCTGGCGATGGCCATCGTGAAGGAGGGAACAGTCGaggcctaaacacacacacacactctcacactctccagGTTCATTAATTCACACAAAGCCCTCACGTTATCTCACTGCACTGtatataaaactaaatgaatgaaatgttttgacagtttaattaaaaaaaagcttttgttaCTGGTTTTGCAAAAACTGTCTCGTTTCTCCAGATCCTTCACTGTGTGTAACagataatatatattttgtcgttagacacatttattttgaataacttGAGAAATGAGTTTTATTGCTACAAAATTCATGGTAAATACATAAactaaaaatacagcaaaaataataatactgtatgatgtaaattatattgtatttataaattcatTTCTTCAAAATGTACCGTATTTGATACCATCAAAAAAACAGGGATCAGCtatcagagaaaataaagaacataggtctgatcctgtaacaaaaGATCTCAATTATATTAAACCAAAGGACAAAGTGATAAATGTGACTTGTAGCGAGTCTCCTAGGAGCTTCCTCACATAAACTCCTCAGATGCCAAGTCCTGTGAGAATCCCACCAATGTCTTGAAACTGCTCCTGTCCATTTCAGCTCCATCTTCCACTGACTGGGTTCAGTTCCAATTCATGTGGTTTTTCACCTGCTGTTCCAAATAATTCCCTCAGGTTTTCTCTGGGATTGAGGAAATTGTTGTAGAATTGTGTGTAGTCTAATCAAAATCTAAAAGACAAATATCTGAATTAATAACCAAAAACTAGACTGTGGTACTTCATGATCAACAGCATGTAATCATCACTGCTGCAAGGAAAACATTATTATCTCCTGTTTATAATTCGTCGTCCAACATTTCTTCATTCTTATATAATATCTTTGTTAGAACATTCAGCTAGAACAAATGAGAACTTTCACAAGATCTAACAGGAAAGTGAGCAGGTATTTACCATCACATCACTGCTCTTATACAATCATagactgctttttttaaataatgatcactgctgtgtgtttgatcTCTCGGGCTACATGTGTATTTAAGTGCAGACTTTAAGAAAAAGCTGAGGAGAATTTTACAGGAATGACAGAAGACAGTGTGTGGAGGTGGAGTGCTGGAAGGAGTGTCAGAGTGAGTAAAGTAGCTgcttacagtaaataaaatatttgtagcagTGTGGCATTAAAGATGatcattttaatttgcatttatgaGAGTTGAGAAGAAAGTCTGCTGCTTATCAGAAACGGGGAAAAGCCGAGATCATCTTATTCAGACAAAAGCAGCAGTATGAATTCAGAGACAGCAGGGTGTCACAAGGAGATGAGGTGTTCATTTACaatcactctcatacactcagtTATGAAATTCTGTAGACTTCGTCTTCTGCTTTCATGTGAATTTTGAATCAATACCAAACAACATTAAAGCTAACTGTTAGAAAAAGTCTGACAACATAGAAAATAGTGAAATATAAACGAGTAATCTGATATTTACTGGAACTaaaaagctaatgctaatgcacaaaataatgctaatcagtcttttaatttgtttcagAGTTTATCTAAAAATGATCATCACTCACCCCAGTGTCTGTAGTTTGTAATGTTCATCATTCTTCAGAtcagagagacacttcactcctgtGTATCCTATTTTATTCTGAGACAGAtacagttctctcaggtgtgaggggtttgatctcagagctgaagccagagcagcacagccttcatctgagacaccacaaACATTcaacctgcagagacacaatgacacacacttcatcaacacAGTTTCATT
This region includes:
- the LOC128317694 gene encoding nuclear pore complex protein Nup85-like → MLFLLVFNISELLHVLCRFLQDYCTRGSFSDLDLIDNLGPAMLLSDRLTFLGKYREFHRLYGEKKFTDAAKLLLSLMTAKIAPHSFWMTLLIDALPLLEQKEVIFSVDQTHELMFCLEELTSDNSKLQPERLAQDDDVESTKLELLRLALARNLAMAIVKEGTVEA